From one Felis catus isolate Fca126 chromosome E2, F.catus_Fca126_mat1.0, whole genome shotgun sequence genomic stretch:
- the NUCB1 gene encoding nucleobindin-1 isoform X3: MPSSGPRAVLLPLLLLRAVLAVPLERGTPQQESPATESPVSGPALLSSQDTGLYYHRYLQEVINVLETDGHFREKLQAANAEDIKSGKLSRELDFVSHHVRTKLDELKRQEVSRLRMLLKAKMDAEQEPSKQGQATRDLAQYDAAHHEEFKRYEMLKEHERRRYLESLGEEQRKEAEKKLEEQQRRHREHPKVNVPGSQAQLKEVWEELDGLDPNRFNPKTFFILHDINSDGVLDEQELEALFTKELEKVYDPKNEEDDMREMEEERLRMREHVMKNVDTNQDRLVTLEEFLASTQRKEFGDTGEGWETVEMHPAYTEEELRRFEEELAAREAELNAKAQRLSQETEALGRSQGRLEAQKRELQQAVLQMEQRKQQQQSQNGPAPGPEGQLKFSQDTDDAPVPAPAGDQKDVDPSEKKVPDQPPELPRLDTQHL; this comes from the exons ATGCCTTCCTCCGGGCCCCGCGCAGTCCTGCtaccgctgctgctgctgcgcgCTGTTCTGGCGGTGCCCCTGGAGCGGGGGACGCCCCAGCAGGAGAGCCCTGCGACCGAGAGCCCCGTGAgtggccctgccctcctctccagccAG GACACAGGCCTCTACTACCATCGGTATCTCCAGGAAGTCATCAATGTGCTGGAGACAGATGGGCATTTCCGCGAGAAGCTGCAGGCTGCCAACGCCGAGGATATCAAG AGTGGAAAGCTGAGCCGGGAGCTGGACTTTGTCAGCCATCATGTCCGCACCAAGCTGGACGAGCTGAAGCGGCAAGAGGTGTCCCGGCTGCGGATGCTCCTCAAGGCCAAGATGGACGCCGAGCAGGAGCCCAGTAAGCAGGGGCAG GCTACCCGAGACCTTGCCCAGTATGACGCAGCCCATCACGAAGAGTTCAAACGCTACGAGATGCTCAAGGAACATGAGAGACGCCGTTATCTGGAGTCACTGGGAGAGGAACAGcgaaaggaggcagagaagaagcTGGAAGAGCAACAGCGCCGGCACCGAGAGCATCCCAAAGTCAATGTACCT GGCAGCCAAGCCCAGTTGAAGGAGGTGTGGGAGGAGCTGGATGGATTGGACCCCAACAGGTTTAACCCCAAGACCTTCTTCATATTGCATG ATATCAACAGTGATGGTGTCCTGGATGAGCAGGAGCTGGAGGCCCTCTTCACCAAGGAG CTGGAGAAGGTGTATGACCCAAAGAATGAAGAAGATGACATGAGGGAAATGGAGGAGGAGCGGCTTCGCATGAGGGAGCACGTGATGAAGAAC GTGGACACCAACCAGGACCGCCTCGTGACCCTGGAGGAGTTCCTCGCATCCACCCAGAGGAAGGAATTCGGGGACACCGGGGAAGGCTGGGAG ACAGTGGAGATGCACCCTGCCTACACAGAGGAGGAACTAAGGCGTTTTGAGGAGGAGCTGGCCGCCCGGGAGGCAGAGCTGAATGCCAAGGCTCAGCGCCTCAGCCAGGAGACAGAGGCTCTAGGGCGCTCCCAGGGCCGCCTGGAGGCCCAGAAGAGAGAGCTGCAGCAG GCCGTTCTGCAAATGGAACAAaggaaacagcagcagcaaagcCAGAACggcccagcccctggccctgaGGGACAGCTCAAGTTCAGCCAGGACACAG ATGATGCTCCTGTCCCAGCGCCGGCCGGTGACCAGAAGGATGTAGACCCTTCAGAAAAGAAGGTTCCCGATCAGCCCCCCGAGCTGCCCCGGTTGGATACCCAGCACCTGTGA
- the NUCB1 gene encoding nucleobindin-1 isoform X2 — translation MPSSGPRAVLLPLLLLRAVLAVPLERGTPQQESPATESPDTGLYYHRYLQEVINVLETDGHFREKLQAANAEDIKSGKLSRELDFVSHHVRTKLDELKRQEVSRLRMLLKAKMDAEQEPNVQLDHLSLLKQFEHLDPQNQHTFEARDLELLIQTATRDLAQYDAAHHEEFKRYEMLKEHERRRYLESLGEEQRKEAEKKLEEQQRRHREHPKVNVPGSQAQLKEVWEELDGLDPNRFNPKTFFILHDINSDGVLDEQELEALFTKELEKVYDPKNEEDDMREMEEERLRMREHVMKNVDTNQDRLVTLEEFLASTQRKEFGDTGEGWETVEMHPAYTEEELRRFEEELAAREAELNAKAQRLSQETEALGRSQGRLEAQKRELQQAVLQMEQRKQQQQSQNGPAPGPEGQLKFSQDTDDAPVPAPAGDQKDVDPSEKKVPDQPPELPRLDTQHL, via the exons ATGCCTTCCTCCGGGCCCCGCGCAGTCCTGCtaccgctgctgctgctgcgcgCTGTTCTGGCGGTGCCCCTGGAGCGGGGGACGCCCCAGCAGGAGAGCCCTGCGACCGAGAGCCCC GACACAGGCCTCTACTACCATCGGTATCTCCAGGAAGTCATCAATGTGCTGGAGACAGATGGGCATTTCCGCGAGAAGCTGCAGGCTGCCAACGCCGAGGATATCAAG AGTGGAAAGCTGAGCCGGGAGCTGGACTTTGTCAGCCATCATGTCCGCACCAAGCTGGACGAGCTGAAGCGGCAAGAGGTGTCCCGGCTGCGGATGCTCCTCAAGGCCAAGATGGACGCCGAGCAGGAGCCCA ATGTACAGTTGGATCACTTGAGCCTCCTGAAGCAGTTTGAACACCTGGACCCTCAGAATCAGCACACATTCGAGGCTCGGGACCTAGAGCTGCTGATCCAGACG GCTACCCGAGACCTTGCCCAGTATGACGCAGCCCATCACGAAGAGTTCAAACGCTACGAGATGCTCAAGGAACATGAGAGACGCCGTTATCTGGAGTCACTGGGAGAGGAACAGcgaaaggaggcagagaagaagcTGGAAGAGCAACAGCGCCGGCACCGAGAGCATCCCAAAGTCAATGTACCT GGCAGCCAAGCCCAGTTGAAGGAGGTGTGGGAGGAGCTGGATGGATTGGACCCCAACAGGTTTAACCCCAAGACCTTCTTCATATTGCATG ATATCAACAGTGATGGTGTCCTGGATGAGCAGGAGCTGGAGGCCCTCTTCACCAAGGAG CTGGAGAAGGTGTATGACCCAAAGAATGAAGAAGATGACATGAGGGAAATGGAGGAGGAGCGGCTTCGCATGAGGGAGCACGTGATGAAGAAC GTGGACACCAACCAGGACCGCCTCGTGACCCTGGAGGAGTTCCTCGCATCCACCCAGAGGAAGGAATTCGGGGACACCGGGGAAGGCTGGGAG ACAGTGGAGATGCACCCTGCCTACACAGAGGAGGAACTAAGGCGTTTTGAGGAGGAGCTGGCCGCCCGGGAGGCAGAGCTGAATGCCAAGGCTCAGCGCCTCAGCCAGGAGACAGAGGCTCTAGGGCGCTCCCAGGGCCGCCTGGAGGCCCAGAAGAGAGAGCTGCAGCAG GCCGTTCTGCAAATGGAACAAaggaaacagcagcagcaaagcCAGAACggcccagcccctggccctgaGGGACAGCTCAAGTTCAGCCAGGACACAG ATGATGCTCCTGTCCCAGCGCCGGCCGGTGACCAGAAGGATGTAGACCCTTCAGAAAAGAAGGTTCCCGATCAGCCCCCCGAGCTGCCCCGGTTGGATACCCAGCACCTGTGA
- the NUCB1 gene encoding nucleobindin-1 isoform X1: MPSSGPRAVLLPLLLLRAVLAVPLERGTPQQESPATESPVSGPALLSSQDTGLYYHRYLQEVINVLETDGHFREKLQAANAEDIKSGKLSRELDFVSHHVRTKLDELKRQEVSRLRMLLKAKMDAEQEPNVQLDHLSLLKQFEHLDPQNQHTFEARDLELLIQTATRDLAQYDAAHHEEFKRYEMLKEHERRRYLESLGEEQRKEAEKKLEEQQRRHREHPKVNVPGSQAQLKEVWEELDGLDPNRFNPKTFFILHDINSDGVLDEQELEALFTKELEKVYDPKNEEDDMREMEEERLRMREHVMKNVDTNQDRLVTLEEFLASTQRKEFGDTGEGWETVEMHPAYTEEELRRFEEELAAREAELNAKAQRLSQETEALGRSQGRLEAQKRELQQAVLQMEQRKQQQQSQNGPAPGPEGQLKFSQDTDDAPVPAPAGDQKDVDPSEKKVPDQPPELPRLDTQHL; encoded by the exons ATGCCTTCCTCCGGGCCCCGCGCAGTCCTGCtaccgctgctgctgctgcgcgCTGTTCTGGCGGTGCCCCTGGAGCGGGGGACGCCCCAGCAGGAGAGCCCTGCGACCGAGAGCCCCGTGAgtggccctgccctcctctccagccAG GACACAGGCCTCTACTACCATCGGTATCTCCAGGAAGTCATCAATGTGCTGGAGACAGATGGGCATTTCCGCGAGAAGCTGCAGGCTGCCAACGCCGAGGATATCAAG AGTGGAAAGCTGAGCCGGGAGCTGGACTTTGTCAGCCATCATGTCCGCACCAAGCTGGACGAGCTGAAGCGGCAAGAGGTGTCCCGGCTGCGGATGCTCCTCAAGGCCAAGATGGACGCCGAGCAGGAGCCCA ATGTACAGTTGGATCACTTGAGCCTCCTGAAGCAGTTTGAACACCTGGACCCTCAGAATCAGCACACATTCGAGGCTCGGGACCTAGAGCTGCTGATCCAGACG GCTACCCGAGACCTTGCCCAGTATGACGCAGCCCATCACGAAGAGTTCAAACGCTACGAGATGCTCAAGGAACATGAGAGACGCCGTTATCTGGAGTCACTGGGAGAGGAACAGcgaaaggaggcagagaagaagcTGGAAGAGCAACAGCGCCGGCACCGAGAGCATCCCAAAGTCAATGTACCT GGCAGCCAAGCCCAGTTGAAGGAGGTGTGGGAGGAGCTGGATGGATTGGACCCCAACAGGTTTAACCCCAAGACCTTCTTCATATTGCATG ATATCAACAGTGATGGTGTCCTGGATGAGCAGGAGCTGGAGGCCCTCTTCACCAAGGAG CTGGAGAAGGTGTATGACCCAAAGAATGAAGAAGATGACATGAGGGAAATGGAGGAGGAGCGGCTTCGCATGAGGGAGCACGTGATGAAGAAC GTGGACACCAACCAGGACCGCCTCGTGACCCTGGAGGAGTTCCTCGCATCCACCCAGAGGAAGGAATTCGGGGACACCGGGGAAGGCTGGGAG ACAGTGGAGATGCACCCTGCCTACACAGAGGAGGAACTAAGGCGTTTTGAGGAGGAGCTGGCCGCCCGGGAGGCAGAGCTGAATGCCAAGGCTCAGCGCCTCAGCCAGGAGACAGAGGCTCTAGGGCGCTCCCAGGGCCGCCTGGAGGCCCAGAAGAGAGAGCTGCAGCAG GCCGTTCTGCAAATGGAACAAaggaaacagcagcagcaaagcCAGAACggcccagcccctggccctgaGGGACAGCTCAAGTTCAGCCAGGACACAG ATGATGCTCCTGTCCCAGCGCCGGCCGGTGACCAGAAGGATGTAGACCCTTCAGAAAAGAAGGTTCCCGATCAGCCCCCCGAGCTGCCCCGGTTGGATACCCAGCACCTGTGA
- the NUCB1 gene encoding nucleobindin-1 isoform X4 — MPSSGPRAVLLPLLLLRAVLAVPLERGTPQQESPATESPVSGPALLSSQDTGLYYHRYLQEVINVLETDGHFREKLQAANAEDIKSGKLSRELDFVSHHVRTKLDELKRQEVSRLRMLLKAKMDAEQEPNVQLDHLSLLKQFEHLDPQNQHTFEARDLELLIQTATRDLAQYDAAHHEEFKRYEMLKEHERRRYLESLGEEQRKEAEKKLEEQQRRHREHPKVNVPGSQAQLKEVWEELDGLDPNRFNPKTFFILHDINSDGVLDEQELEALFTKELEKVYDPKNEEDDMREMEEERLRMREHVMKNVDTNQDRLVTLEEFLASTQRKEFGDTGEGWETVEMHPAYTEEELRRFEEELAAREAELNAKAQRLSQETEALGRSQGRLEAQKRELQQMMLLSQRRPVTRRM, encoded by the exons ATGCCTTCCTCCGGGCCCCGCGCAGTCCTGCtaccgctgctgctgctgcgcgCTGTTCTGGCGGTGCCCCTGGAGCGGGGGACGCCCCAGCAGGAGAGCCCTGCGACCGAGAGCCCCGTGAgtggccctgccctcctctccagccAG GACACAGGCCTCTACTACCATCGGTATCTCCAGGAAGTCATCAATGTGCTGGAGACAGATGGGCATTTCCGCGAGAAGCTGCAGGCTGCCAACGCCGAGGATATCAAG AGTGGAAAGCTGAGCCGGGAGCTGGACTTTGTCAGCCATCATGTCCGCACCAAGCTGGACGAGCTGAAGCGGCAAGAGGTGTCCCGGCTGCGGATGCTCCTCAAGGCCAAGATGGACGCCGAGCAGGAGCCCA ATGTACAGTTGGATCACTTGAGCCTCCTGAAGCAGTTTGAACACCTGGACCCTCAGAATCAGCACACATTCGAGGCTCGGGACCTAGAGCTGCTGATCCAGACG GCTACCCGAGACCTTGCCCAGTATGACGCAGCCCATCACGAAGAGTTCAAACGCTACGAGATGCTCAAGGAACATGAGAGACGCCGTTATCTGGAGTCACTGGGAGAGGAACAGcgaaaggaggcagagaagaagcTGGAAGAGCAACAGCGCCGGCACCGAGAGCATCCCAAAGTCAATGTACCT GGCAGCCAAGCCCAGTTGAAGGAGGTGTGGGAGGAGCTGGATGGATTGGACCCCAACAGGTTTAACCCCAAGACCTTCTTCATATTGCATG ATATCAACAGTGATGGTGTCCTGGATGAGCAGGAGCTGGAGGCCCTCTTCACCAAGGAG CTGGAGAAGGTGTATGACCCAAAGAATGAAGAAGATGACATGAGGGAAATGGAGGAGGAGCGGCTTCGCATGAGGGAGCACGTGATGAAGAAC GTGGACACCAACCAGGACCGCCTCGTGACCCTGGAGGAGTTCCTCGCATCCACCCAGAGGAAGGAATTCGGGGACACCGGGGAAGGCTGGGAG ACAGTGGAGATGCACCCTGCCTACACAGAGGAGGAACTAAGGCGTTTTGAGGAGGAGCTGGCCGCCCGGGAGGCAGAGCTGAATGCCAAGGCTCAGCGCCTCAGCCAGGAGACAGAGGCTCTAGGGCGCTCCCAGGGCCGCCTGGAGGCCCAGAAGAGAGAGCTGCAGCAG ATGATGCTCCTGTCCCAGCGCCGGCCGGTGACCAGAAGGATGTAG